A window of Exiguobacterium sp. FSL W8-0210 contains these coding sequences:
- a CDS encoding peptide ABC transporter substrate-binding protein: MKKKKALALVGALTIAGSSLAACSTTDEGKKESGSTSGEKSSDKQILNLTSASDIPALSPTVATDSVSFTVLNNVQEGLFRLDDKQEATPGVAESVDVSEDGLTYTFKLRDSKWSDGSDVTAKDFEYAWKRVLDPKSGSQYAYIMYIIDGAEAYNTGKGKADDVAVKAVDDKTLEVKLTQPAEYFKSLTGFGSFMPLKQEFVEKQGKNFATKPDTFLYNGPFVLSDWKTEVGWSYKKNDQYWDKDNVKLEEINYKVVKETSTAVNLYEKGDIDSVGLTSEFVDQYKDNEDFDTRLDASMLYIQMNFKNELLKNKDIRKAIDSGYDKEQMAKVLLNNGSIPAYYYVPKEFAKGPDGKDFRDGNEGFGSYDASSAKASFEKGLKDIGKKSVKLELLSYDDDNSKKISEYLKGEWEKNLPGLEVTIKQQPFKNKLELESKGEFELSFAGWGPDYQDPMTFLDMWVTGGPYNRGKYSSDKYDSLIKSAQKEVDAEKRWQALKDAEKTLLEDDQAISVMYQRGASFLRKPYVKGIVNHKVGADTSYKWASIEGK; this comes from the coding sequence ATGAAGAAGAAAAAGGCACTTGCACTCGTTGGAGCACTGACAATCGCTGGATCAAGTCTTGCGGCATGTTCGACGACAGATGAAGGTAAAAAAGAAAGCGGTTCGACATCTGGAGAGAAATCTTCAGACAAACAAATCTTAAATTTAACGAGTGCTTCAGATATTCCAGCACTTAGCCCAACCGTCGCAACAGACTCTGTTTCTTTCACAGTGTTAAACAACGTCCAAGAAGGTCTATTCCGTCTTGATGACAAACAAGAAGCTACACCTGGTGTTGCTGAAAGTGTTGATGTTTCGGAAGATGGACTTACATACACGTTCAAGCTTCGTGATTCGAAATGGTCGGATGGCAGTGATGTCACAGCAAAAGACTTCGAGTATGCATGGAAACGTGTTCTTGATCCGAAAAGTGGTTCGCAATATGCGTATATCATGTATATCATCGATGGCGCAGAAGCGTATAACACAGGAAAAGGAAAAGCTGACGATGTTGCAGTCAAAGCTGTTGACGACAAAACGCTCGAAGTTAAGCTGACGCAACCGGCTGAATACTTCAAATCATTAACTGGTTTCGGTTCATTCATGCCACTGAAACAAGAGTTCGTCGAAAAACAAGGGAAAAACTTCGCGACAAAACCAGATACATTCCTCTACAACGGACCGTTCGTCCTATCAGACTGGAAAACAGAAGTCGGTTGGAGCTACAAGAAAAACGATCAGTACTGGGATAAAGACAACGTTAAACTCGAAGAGATCAACTACAAAGTCGTTAAGGAAACATCGACTGCAGTTAACCTTTACGAAAAAGGTGATATCGATTCAGTTGGTCTGACAAGTGAGTTTGTTGATCAGTATAAAGATAACGAAGACTTTGATACGCGTCTTGATGCGTCGATGTTATATATCCAAATGAACTTCAAGAATGAACTCTTGAAAAATAAAGACATCCGTAAAGCAATCGACTCTGGATACGATAAAGAGCAAATGGCGAAAGTTCTCTTAAACAACGGTTCTATCCCAGCTTATTACTACGTCCCGAAAGAATTCGCAAAAGGTCCAGACGGTAAAGACTTCCGTGATGGTAACGAAGGCTTCGGTTCATACGATGCTTCTTCTGCAAAAGCATCGTTCGAAAAAGGTTTGAAAGATATCGGTAAAAAATCAGTCAAACTCGAGCTTCTTTCATACGATGATGATAACTCGAAGAAAATCTCTGAATACCTAAAAGGCGAGTGGGAGAAAAACCTTCCAGGTCTTGAAGTCACGATCAAACAACAGCCGTTCAAGAACAAACTTGAGCTAGAATCAAAAGGTGAGTTCGAACTATCATTCGCAGGATGGGGACCTGACTACCAGGATCCGATGACGTTCCTCGATATGTGGGTAACAGGTGGACCATACAACCGTGGTAAGTACTCAAGCGATAAATATGATTCACTCATCAAATCAGCTCAAAAAGAAGTAGATGCTGAGAAACGTTGGCAGGCACTGAAAGACGCTGAGAAAACTCTCCTTGAGGACGATCAAGCGATCTCTGTTATGTATCAGCGCGGAGCTTCCTTCTTACGTAAGCCGTATGTCAAAGGAATCGTCAACCATAAAGTCGGTGCCGATACTTCGTACAAATGGGCATCAATCGAAGGAAAATAA
- a CDS encoding homing endonuclease associated repeat-containing protein gives MKQRVLTSQQSYTEEQLEMIEAIRAVGELIQDRPRRTVYRRYALVNDWPQPENIIRQFGSWPEALSAAGYEWNVDQQPEELERAPKYTKDEILKSFERYAQDVGSTITLKKYQMWRKSVHHAPSHYHIVKMFGSWHDACTAAGLEASVTYSKAELAASLRQAIEEVGFSLSFEAYREWAKRNNKPSTKALLHRYGSWSAAIHAIENEIRLSKQQAQ, from the coding sequence ATGAAGCAACGTGTACTTACGAGTCAACAGAGTTATACAGAAGAGCAGCTTGAGATGATTGAAGCCATCCGTGCGGTCGGTGAACTCATCCAGGACCGTCCACGCCGTACTGTCTATCGCCGGTATGCTTTAGTGAATGACTGGCCACAACCGGAAAACATCATTCGTCAATTTGGATCATGGCCGGAAGCCTTGTCTGCTGCTGGATACGAGTGGAATGTCGATCAACAGCCGGAGGAGCTCGAGCGGGCACCGAAATATACGAAAGACGAAATCTTAAAGTCATTCGAACGGTACGCACAAGACGTCGGTTCTACGATCACACTCAAGAAGTACCAGATGTGGCGTAAATCAGTCCATCATGCACCGAGTCATTATCACATCGTCAAGATGTTCGGTTCATGGCATGACGCCTGTACCGCAGCAGGACTCGAAGCAAGTGTCACCTATTCAAAAGCTGAACTTGCTGCTTCCCTGCGTCAAGCAATCGAAGAAGTTGGCTTCTCCCTCTCCTTTGAAGCATATCGAGAATGGGCAAAGCGAAACAACAAACCATCGACGAAAGCCTTACTTCATCGCTATGGGTCTTGGTCAGCCGCGATCCATGCGATCGAAAACGAGATTCGCCTTAGTAAACAACAAGCCCAATGA
- a CDS encoding GGDEF domain-containing protein: MRRFQQYLLRSWVVFFVIVIGIDLFAKSKDYNLSIDLFTFLLITALSTIFVIDPVRRRHMSFTFHFGFVLFTFLSYGLLSAIFVGQLTMLIYQLRTIHTPIGRRRMLHNYPFNVALELFLIVPAGLAYNALGGTHGDAFLLTENIVPLLAMVAILWIVLLLQYQLSRFLLGENIPSDVMFQLLRFEAVVITAELLYGIFSTLVVQGNGNSGLVMAAFALFIIKRALGSSVEASDRIEHWEQIERLKEAAWKDGDAQFIIERYLRQLNQFVKPDIAWIKFDFEEGKQTVYYSLKDGRKLKADHVEGRIIEDIIEKEEVLLYGMQQEWDIRLYDCLPEETQSVLFIQPEATETINCSLFLASHASGEFTKDFGYELYRALRVLSWAVERAHERERLLTDSRTDAMTKLPNYRALQEWGDRRIKQRDLYPFSALMIDLDHFKQINDTYGHEVGDVVLFEVAKLLMQATRITDLVARYGGEEFVILLPNTDLDSAQIVAERIRETLHAHPILVEGHTLQITASIGIDTLKELGDLASLIRNADRAMYVGAKFQGRDRVASYQEWKEKVI, encoded by the coding sequence GTGCGTCGTTTTCAACAATATCTCCTCCGAAGCTGGGTCGTTTTTTTCGTAATCGTCATTGGCATCGATCTTTTTGCGAAGTCAAAGGATTATAATCTCAGCATCGATTTGTTTACGTTCTTATTGATTACCGCCTTGTCGACGATTTTCGTCATCGATCCTGTCCGCCGTCGTCATATGAGTTTTACCTTTCATTTTGGATTTGTTCTCTTCACGTTCTTATCATATGGTTTGTTATCAGCGATTTTCGTCGGTCAACTGACGATGCTCATCTATCAGTTGCGGACGATCCATACGCCGATCGGACGTCGTCGGATGTTGCACAACTATCCGTTCAATGTCGCGCTCGAGTTGTTTCTGATCGTGCCAGCAGGTCTTGCCTATAATGCCCTAGGTGGAACACACGGAGACGCATTCCTGTTGACAGAAAACATCGTTCCGTTACTAGCGATGGTCGCGATCCTTTGGATCGTACTCTTGTTACAATACCAGTTATCTCGATTTCTTCTCGGAGAAAACATTCCGAGTGACGTCATGTTCCAGCTCTTACGCTTTGAAGCAGTTGTCATCACGGCAGAACTGTTATATGGGATCTTCAGTACACTCGTCGTCCAAGGGAATGGGAATAGTGGACTCGTCATGGCAGCATTTGCATTGTTCATCATCAAACGAGCACTCGGGAGTTCGGTCGAAGCGTCTGATCGTATCGAACATTGGGAGCAAATCGAGCGATTGAAAGAAGCAGCTTGGAAGGACGGCGATGCACAGTTCATCATCGAGCGATATCTGCGACAGCTCAACCAATTCGTCAAACCGGATATCGCTTGGATTAAGTTTGATTTTGAAGAAGGCAAGCAGACTGTCTACTATTCGTTGAAGGATGGACGAAAGTTAAAAGCGGATCATGTCGAAGGACGAATCATTGAAGATATCATCGAAAAAGAAGAAGTCCTTCTTTACGGCATGCAACAGGAATGGGATATTCGTCTGTACGATTGTCTGCCAGAAGAAACACAGTCTGTCCTCTTCATCCAACCGGAGGCGACGGAGACGATTAACTGCTCCTTATTCCTTGCGTCCCATGCGAGTGGAGAGTTCACGAAGGATTTCGGATACGAGTTATACCGTGCTTTACGTGTTCTATCGTGGGCCGTTGAACGAGCGCACGAGCGAGAACGGTTACTGACGGATAGTCGAACAGATGCGATGACAAAATTGCCAAACTATCGTGCGCTACAAGAGTGGGGCGATCGTCGTATTAAACAACGCGATCTGTATCCGTTCTCTGCATTGATGATTGATTTGGATCACTTTAAACAAATCAATGATACGTATGGTCATGAAGTCGGAGATGTCGTTTTATTTGAAGTCGCGAAGTTATTGATGCAAGCAACACGAATCACGGATCTCGTTGCGCGTTACGGGGGAGAGGAATTCGTCATCTTGCTACCAAATACGGATCTTGATTCCGCACAAATCGTTGCAGAACGGATTCGTGAGACGTTACATGCGCATCCTATTTTAGTTGAAGGTCACACCCTTCAAATCACAGCAAGTATCGGAATCGATACGTTAAAGGAACTTGGGGATCTTGCGAGTCTGATTCGAAATGCGGACCGGGCGATGTACGTCGGTGCCAAGTTCCAAGGACGCGATCGTGTCGCATCGTATCAGGAGTGGAAAGAGAAGGTCATTTAA
- a CDS encoding YktB family protein — MTNTFTQHAFDTFQIDGLEPRMKAIRERIQPVFRDIGQEVAPDLTVATAEDVHVHIAQHARRKVNPPKDTWMAFSPDKRGYKKHPHFQVGLFDDHLFIWLAYIYELPNKQQYASKLLQHTELLTTLPDDFVVSYDHMKKDAVPVHATDLQKGLQRFHDVKKAEFLVGRHIPAEQVHQLSREELLEIIRNTYSHLVPLYKTIK; from the coding sequence ATGACAAACACATTCACGCAACATGCATTTGATACATTTCAGATTGATGGATTAGAACCCCGGATGAAGGCGATTCGTGAACGGATTCAGCCTGTCTTCCGCGACATCGGTCAAGAAGTCGCACCTGACTTGACAGTCGCAACAGCAGAAGATGTCCATGTCCACATCGCGCAACATGCTCGGCGGAAGGTCAATCCTCCGAAAGATACATGGATGGCATTCTCACCCGATAAACGTGGATATAAAAAACATCCGCACTTTCAAGTCGGTCTATTTGATGATCACTTGTTCATTTGGCTCGCTTATATTTATGAGTTACCGAACAAACAACAATATGCATCAAAACTGTTACAGCATACGGAACTGCTGACGACTCTTCCGGATGATTTCGTCGTTTCTTATGACCATATGAAAAAAGACGCGGTTCCTGTTCACGCGACGGATCTTCAAAAAGGTTTACAACGTTTCCACGACGTCAAAAAAGCAGAGTTCCTTGTTGGTCGCCATATTCCGGCAGAACAAGTTCATCAACTGTCACGCGAAGAATTACTCGAAATAATTCGAAATACCTATTCACATCTCGTACCACTTTATAAAACGATTAAATAA
- a CDS encoding ABC transporter substrate-binding protein, protein MKKLIQLFVAIFLISGVILFTLNQLNETQGYSGKNVLNIYNWGDYIDPALIKQFEKESGIKVVYQTFDSNEAMLTKIEQGGTTYDIAVPSDYAIAKMIDEKLVLPIDHQKIPNLKNIDSRFLNLSFDPKNKYSIPYFWGTVGIVYNKDLIGKKPTSWKDLWDPKLKNQILLADGAREVIGMSLNSLGYSLNETNESKLQEAKANLMRLTPNVKAIVGDEIKLLLANEEAGLGVVWSGDANEIMSENDKLDYVIPKEGSNVWFDNIVIPKTAKNVKGAHQFINFMLRPDISAKNADYVGYSTPNKEGLKLLDKSVRTDKRFYPDKQVTDTLEVYENLGKKMLAHYNELFLEFKMHKK, encoded by the coding sequence TTGAAAAAATTGATTCAATTATTCGTCGCGATTTTCTTGATCTCGGGTGTCATCCTATTCACCTTGAATCAGTTAAACGAGACACAAGGGTATTCAGGTAAGAATGTCCTGAACATTTATAACTGGGGCGATTATATCGATCCGGCACTGATCAAACAGTTCGAAAAAGAGAGCGGCATCAAGGTCGTCTATCAGACATTCGACTCGAACGAAGCGATGTTGACGAAAATCGAACAGGGAGGAACGACGTATGATATCGCCGTTCCATCCGACTATGCGATCGCAAAGATGATCGATGAGAAGCTCGTCCTGCCGATTGATCATCAAAAAATCCCGAATCTCAAAAATATCGATTCACGTTTCTTGAATCTATCCTTTGATCCGAAAAATAAGTATTCGATTCCGTATTTCTGGGGAACGGTCGGTATTGTCTACAACAAAGACTTGATCGGAAAAAAACCGACGAGCTGGAAGGATCTATGGGATCCGAAGCTGAAGAACCAGATTCTACTTGCCGATGGTGCGCGTGAAGTGATAGGTATGAGTTTGAACAGTCTCGGTTATTCCTTGAATGAGACGAATGAGTCGAAGCTACAGGAAGCAAAAGCGAACCTGATGCGTTTGACGCCAAATGTCAAAGCGATCGTCGGGGACGAAATCAAGTTATTGCTTGCAAACGAAGAAGCAGGACTTGGTGTCGTCTGGTCTGGAGATGCGAACGAGATCATGAGTGAGAACGACAAACTTGACTACGTCATTCCAAAAGAAGGCTCAAACGTCTGGTTCGATAATATCGTCATTCCAAAGACAGCTAAAAACGTCAAGGGAGCACATCAGTTCATCAACTTCATGTTACGCCCAGATATTTCAGCGAAAAATGCGGACTACGTCGGTTATTCGACACCGAACAAAGAAGGCTTAAAGTTACTCGACAAGTCGGTTCGGACGGATAAACGATTCTATCCTGATAAACAAGTCACTGATACGCTTGAAGTCTATGAGAACCTCGGGAAGAAGATGCTCGCGCATTACAATGAGTTGTTCTTAGAGTTTAAGATGCATAAGAAATGA
- a CDS encoding ABC transporter permease: MKRLKLANLYLIGVFIILYAPIFYLAFYSFNSADNMTNFDSFTWDWYKEVFQDSRLLIIVLNTLVIALLSAAISTILGVFGAIGIQAVRKKRVETSLLTLNSILIVSPDVIIGASFLIFFTMLGIQLGFTSVLLSHIAFSVPIVVILVLPKLQEMSPTLVDAARDLGASRWDVLTKVVLPYITPGIFAGFFTALTYSLDDFAVTFFVTGNGFTTLSVEIYSLARQGISMKINALSTVIFLFTFLLVIGYYFLNQRAATKLSRPEVK; the protein is encoded by the coding sequence ATGAAACGTCTGAAACTAGCAAATCTTTATTTGATCGGTGTCTTCATCATTTTGTATGCTCCGATTTTCTATCTCGCATTCTATTCGTTCAACAGCGCTGATAACATGACGAACTTCGATTCGTTCACGTGGGATTGGTACAAGGAAGTCTTCCAAGATTCACGCTTGTTGATCATCGTCTTGAACACACTCGTCATCGCGTTGTTGTCAGCTGCAATCTCGACGATTCTCGGAGTATTCGGAGCGATCGGGATCCAGGCGGTCCGCAAGAAACGTGTCGAGACGTCGTTGTTGACGCTCAACAGTATCTTGATCGTCAGCCCCGATGTCATCATCGGAGCATCGTTTCTGATCTTCTTTACGATGCTTGGAATCCAGCTTGGCTTTACGTCAGTCTTACTCTCTCATATCGCATTTTCGGTACCGATCGTCGTCATTCTCGTCTTGCCGAAATTACAGGAGATGAGTCCAACGCTCGTCGATGCGGCGCGTGACTTAGGCGCGAGTCGCTGGGATGTCTTAACGAAGGTCGTCCTGCCGTACATCACACCCGGTATCTTTGCTGGATTCTTTACGGCATTGACGTATTCACTTGACGATTTTGCGGTGACATTCTTCGTGACAGGAAACGGCTTTACGACGTTATCTGTCGAAATCTACTCACTTGCCCGCCAAGGGATTTCGATGAAGATCAATGCGTTGTCGACCGTCATCTTCTTGTTTACATTCCTGCTCGTCATCGGCTACTACTTCTTGAACCAACGAGCTGCTACGAAGCTTTCGCGACCGGAGGTGAAATGA
- a CDS encoding ABC transporter permease — protein sequence MQKSRNWYLIPYLFWIALFVIAPIVLVVYYSFLDLDGNFSFENYRNFFTSTYLTMTLSSFWYAFLITLFSLLIGYPTAYLLTKTKHKQLWLLLVILPTWINLLLKAYAFIGLFSTYGLANQTLEAIGIGRKQILFTDFSFVFVSVYIFIPFMILPIFNAIEKLSPSLVFAARDLGASNFTTFRRVVFPLTLDGVKSGCQLVFIPALSLFMITRLIAGNRVITLGTAIEQQFLVTQNWGMGATIAVFLIIAMAIILALTSTKRKKGATT from the coding sequence ATGCAGAAATCACGTAACTGGTATCTCATCCCGTATCTATTCTGGATCGCCTTATTCGTCATCGCACCAATTGTGCTCGTCGTCTATTATTCATTCCTTGATCTTGATGGCAATTTCTCATTTGAGAACTACCGGAACTTCTTCACATCGACGTATCTAACGATGACGCTTAGTTCGTTCTGGTATGCCTTTTTGATCACCTTGTTTTCACTCTTGATCGGTTATCCGACGGCTTATTTGCTGACGAAGACGAAACATAAACAACTTTGGCTGTTGCTCGTCATCTTGCCGACGTGGATCAACTTATTGTTGAAGGCCTACGCCTTCATCGGATTGTTCAGTACGTATGGTCTCGCAAATCAAACGCTTGAAGCGATCGGAATCGGACGGAAGCAAATCCTGTTTACCGATTTCAGTTTTGTCTTCGTCTCGGTTTACATTTTCATTCCGTTCATGATCCTACCGATCTTTAACGCGATAGAAAAACTGAGCCCATCGCTCGTCTTCGCGGCACGTGATCTCGGAGCTTCAAATTTCACGACATTCCGTCGTGTCGTCTTTCCGTTGACACTTGACGGTGTGAAATCAGGCTGTCAGCTTGTCTTCATTCCGGCATTGTCACTGTTCATGATCACGCGTTTGATTGCCGGGAACCGCGTCATTACGCTCGGTACGGCGATTGAACAGCAATTTCTCGTGACACAGAACTGGGGCATGGGCGCTACGATTGCCGTCTTCCTCATCATCGCGATGGCAATCATCCTTGCCTTGACAAGTACGAAACGGAAGAAAGGAGCGACGACTTGA
- a CDS encoding ABC transporter ATP-binding protein — MADTTIIQFKDVTKRYDDQTVLDQVSFEIERGKFYTLLGPSGCGKTTILRLIAGFSEATEGDIIFDGKRINDVPANKRQVNTVFQDYALFPHLNVFENIAFGLRIKKVKEAEIAQRVTDALKFVNLSGYEKREITEMSGGQRQRVAIARAIVNEPEVILLDEPLSALDLKLRTEMQYELRDLQRRLGITFIFVTHDQEEALAMSDEIFVLNHGVIQQSGTPTDIYDEPINRFVADFIGESNIIPGRMIEDYRVWFAEKEFECVDRGLELNEPVEIVIRPEDLEITNVTQGKLKVTVDSQLFRGVHYEIACMDEVGNEWLVHSTKKATVGEQIGLTFDPEAIHVMRLNETEEEFDKRLESYDGVL, encoded by the coding sequence TTGGCAGATACTACGATCATTCAATTCAAGGACGTAACGAAACGTTATGACGATCAGACCGTTCTTGATCAAGTCAGCTTTGAAATCGAACGCGGAAAGTTTTATACGTTACTCGGACCGTCGGGGTGCGGAAAAACGACGATCTTACGACTTATCGCCGGTTTTTCGGAAGCGACAGAGGGAGACATTATCTTCGACGGGAAACGGATCAATGATGTGCCGGCGAACAAACGTCAAGTTAATACCGTTTTCCAAGATTACGCACTGTTCCCACACTTAAATGTCTTCGAAAACATTGCTTTTGGTCTTCGGATCAAGAAGGTGAAGGAAGCGGAAATCGCACAACGTGTGACCGATGCATTGAAGTTCGTCAACTTGTCCGGTTATGAGAAACGGGAAATCACCGAGATGTCGGGTGGACAACGGCAGCGTGTCGCGATTGCCCGGGCAATCGTCAATGAACCGGAAGTCATCTTGCTTGATGAGCCGCTCTCGGCACTCGACTTGAAATTGCGGACAGAGATGCAATATGAGCTCCGCGACTTACAACGTCGCCTTGGAATCACGTTCATCTTCGTCACACACGACCAAGAAGAGGCACTCGCGATGTCAGATGAAATCTTCGTTCTCAATCACGGCGTCATTCAACAATCGGGAACGCCGACAGATATTTATGATGAACCGATCAACCGCTTCGTCGCGGACTTCATCGGCGAGTCGAATATCATTCCTGGACGTATGATCGAAGATTATCGAGTTTGGTTCGCAGAAAAAGAATTCGAATGTGTTGACCGCGGTCTTGAGCTGAACGAACCGGTCGAAATCGTCATTCGTCCCGAGGATCTTGAAATCACGAACGTGACACAAGGAAAACTAAAGGTTACGGTCGACTCACAGTTGTTCCGTGGGGTGCACTATGAAATCGCCTGTATGGATGAAGTCGGAAACGAATGGCTCGTCCACAGTACGAAAAAAGCAACGGTTGGTGAACAAATCGGTCTGACGTTTGATCCGGAAGCGATCCACGTCATGCGATTGAATGAGACGGAAGAAGAATTTGATAAGCGTCTGGAATCCTACGACGGGGTGTTATGA
- a CDS encoding helix-turn-helix domain-containing protein: MYSIGQKIKNLRLQKGLTQEELGERTDLSKGYISQLEREISSPSIETLFHLLEVLGISPKDFFDEDALNQKVVYGEEDVTTYADEEQGYHVTWLIPESNEKEMEPVLLTLAPGGAFKTYEPSGAETFVYVLAGNVTLMLGRQSFLAKQGETLYYKASEIHQLRNESMQETKVLVTATDSYL, from the coding sequence TTGTACTCAATCGGACAAAAAATCAAGAACCTCCGTCTTCAAAAGGGATTGACGCAAGAGGAACTCGGGGAAAGAACAGACCTGAGTAAAGGGTACATCTCGCAACTCGAACGGGAAATCAGTTCCCCATCGATCGAGACACTGTTTCATCTCCTTGAAGTCCTTGGCATCTCACCGAAGGATTTCTTTGATGAGGACGCACTCAATCAAAAAGTCGTCTATGGAGAAGAAGATGTCACAACATATGCGGACGAAGAACAAGGGTATCATGTCACATGGCTCATTCCGGAATCGAATGAAAAAGAGATGGAACCGGTCCTGCTGACACTTGCGCCAGGGGGAGCCTTCAAGACGTATGAACCGTCGGGGGCGGAAACATTTGTCTATGTGCTCGCGGGGAACGTCACATTGATGCTCGGACGTCAGTCTTTTTTAGCGAAGCAAGGGGAGACACTTTACTATAAGGCTTCAGAAATTCATCAATTACGCAATGAGTCAATGCAAGAGACAAAGGTCCTCGTGACCGCAACCGACTCATACCTATAA
- a CDS encoding DegV family protein, whose translation MRIAWITDSTTILPDTIAKRDDLSVVPLLVMKDGESFIDGVDVNAETVYSWIDAKHKVTTSQPSIGSFTEHYERLKEDYDIGFAVHLSSELSGTYNASVQGAEIAGFRLIAIDSRCGIYPAGQLLAEAMELVEAGHSIESVEQIILERRFDHHIEFTVANLDQLQAGGRISSTKAFVGNLLQLRPLFHFEEGKIVPYQTVRTFKKAYSKIFDHLVLILERGQVTDISLFHATAYELALDWKNRLEAQFDVRVRIDDLTPVLGSHTGNPAIGMSFLNPTRRP comes from the coding sequence ATGCGGATTGCTTGGATCACTGATAGTACGACGATTTTACCGGATACGATCGCAAAGCGCGACGATCTCTCGGTTGTCCCTTTACTCGTCATGAAGGATGGCGAAAGTTTCATCGATGGGGTCGATGTAAATGCGGAAACCGTCTATAGCTGGATTGATGCAAAACATAAAGTGACGACGAGTCAACCTTCCATCGGTAGTTTTACCGAACACTACGAACGACTAAAAGAAGATTACGACATCGGTTTTGCTGTCCACCTGTCGAGTGAACTGAGCGGAACGTACAACGCTTCCGTCCAAGGCGCAGAAATTGCCGGCTTCCGCTTGATCGCGATTGATTCTCGTTGTGGGATTTATCCGGCTGGTCAGCTCTTAGCAGAGGCAATGGAGCTCGTCGAAGCGGGACACTCGATTGAATCCGTCGAACAGATCATTCTGGAGCGTCGCTTCGACCACCATATCGAATTCACTGTCGCGAACCTCGATCAATTGCAAGCCGGTGGACGGATCTCCTCGACGAAGGCATTCGTCGGTAACTTGTTGCAACTCCGTCCGTTGTTCCACTTCGAAGAAGGAAAGATCGTTCCATACCAAACCGTTCGGACGTTCAAGAAAGCCTATTCGAAGATTTTTGATCACCTTGTTTTGATTCTCGAGCGCGGTCAAGTGACGGACATCTCGTTGTTCCACGCGACAGCGTATGAACTGGCGCTCGATTGGAAAAATCGACTCGAAGCACAGTTCGACGTCCGGGTCCGAATCGATGATTTAACGCCGGTTCTCGGTTCACATACCGGAAACCCCGCCATCGGCATGTCCTTTTTGAACCCGACGCGTCGACCATGA
- a CDS encoding tryptophan-rich sensory protein, with amino-acid sequence MKNKWIWLNWVGFIFTIAVNALDGGKTGRISDSIFTLFKPAGYAFSIWGLIYTILLIWLILQTIPKFKEHELAKKIGPWFLISCLFNAGWIVSFTFELFVVSVVVIVGLLLSLIVIYSKIDRETKGLRFKLPFSLYLGWVSVATIADIFLTINAEGVTSWLGIGDAGWTMIMLVVGVIVALLFMFANRDPIYPLVFVWAYIAINFESDNGLVDTAVLGSVVLLLAGYIFLLVRMRRRVSVSK; translated from the coding sequence TTGAAAAATAAATGGATTTGGCTTAACTGGGTCGGCTTCATCTTTACGATTGCTGTGAACGCCCTCGATGGTGGAAAGACAGGACGGATTTCTGACTCCATCTTTACGTTATTCAAACCGGCTGGTTATGCGTTCTCGATTTGGGGATTGATCTATACGATTTTACTCATTTGGTTGATTCTCCAAACGATCCCAAAATTCAAGGAACATGAACTGGCGAAAAAAATCGGACCATGGTTCCTGATCAGCTGTTTATTCAATGCTGGCTGGATTGTCTCATTCACCTTCGAATTGTTCGTAGTATCTGTCGTCGTCATCGTTGGTCTCTTGCTGTCATTGATCGTCATCTACTCGAAAATCGACCGCGAGACGAAAGGCTTACGCTTCAAGCTACCTTTCTCGCTTTATCTCGGCTGGGTATCGGTCGCAACGATCGCCGACATCTTCCTAACGATCAACGCAGAGGGCGTGACATCGTGGCTTGGAATCGGAGATGCCGGTTGGACGATGATTATGCTTGTCGTCGGTGTCATCGTCGCCCTTCTCTTCATGTTCGCAAACCGCGATCCGATTTATCCGCTCGTCTTCGTCTGGGCGTACATCGCAATCAATTTCGAGTCGGATAACGGTCTCGTCGATACGGCGGTTCTCGGTAGCGTCGTCTTATTGTTAGCCGGGTATATCTTCCTTCTTGTACGGATGCGCCGTCGAGTCAGCGTGAGCAAGTGA